From the genome of Sandaracinaceae bacterium, one region includes:
- a CDS encoding RecQ family ATP-dependent DNA helicase → MFTVVLAEKPAVARDLAEVLGATQKRKGYLEGSGYRVTWALGHLVGLAEPGAMNPAWSRWSYAELPMLPGRWPLVARERVGDQLALVTQLLNARDTSEVVCATDAGREGELIFRYVYEHALCRKPVRRLWVSSLTPEAIRRGFAALQPAADYDTLASAARARSRADWLVGMNLSRAYSLRYDDHLSVGRVQTPTLALVVQRDDEILRFVPEPYHEVHAGFGAQQGEYEGVYVVPRPDERGRVREERKLLGADGAREAQAVLARVSGASEDRIRIAEVERKRRRTPPPALFDLTELQREANRLYGFSAKHTLDVAQDLYEKHKLISYPRTDSRFLSTDVAGGLAPVLAAVGPRYADALAAGSLTRPLGRRFVDDARVTDHHAILPTEARCSLRSESDAFKVYDLVARRLLAAYQPDHVEALTSVLTEVAWPTRAEGDAAAGVAPAQTEGDAAAGAAALGEGATGGVDRFRSRGSSVEQVGFRTLDVHTARARPPKPDLPAGLRVGQAASLRSVRIEDKQTQPPKPHNEATLLTAMETAGRTLDEKAMSDAMRERGLGTPATRAAILETLLERGYLAREGKKLIRATAKGVDLIARVDERVRSAELTGEWELRLARMQRGDEPFERFMEDIEAFVRDVVGHVKESGPPPSRRGVPASSGSAHEPRAQGHAPRGHAGQGASSPARAAPAGEGSVRGGGVAEGLPPVARSTVNRAPTCTPVEARAAVHAPSASAREARGARPPGPPSDGRSLSAWLKDVFGFERFRPHQEDICAAVSGGAHALVVMPTGAGKSLCYQLPGLARGGTTLVVSPLVALIEDQVQKLQRLGLQAERIHAGRGRDQSRAVCREYVEGQLDFLFVAPERLGVRGFPELLAKRPPTLIAIDEAHCISDWGHDFRPDYRMLHERLAALRDVPIVALTATATPRVQADILQQLGLTGAGRAAQTFTFGFRRTNIAVEVVEVSIPERVQRAAALLRGPGRLPAIVYAPTRKACEEQARALGKKLRVGAYHAGLPAPERDAVQAAFQAGELDVVVATIAFGMGIDKANVRTVVHTALPATLEGYYQEIGRAGRDGAPSRAVLMHSFADRRTHEFFLARDYPEARRLNTLFMALSSEPATPDALAVRARLDLDEVERWLSKLWVAGGAVLDEDGGAVRGSAGWMARYEVQRAHKVAQLDAVQGFVASTRCRMLDLVGHFGDRADDGTLCGMCDVCAPGQTALLELSAPTDDERSAMRALVELLLEWNGQATGRLHRELTDRPHGAGIARADVERLLDGLARAGLVRCDDDQFEKDGQVIRFRRAHLLFVGDEAPTEDDLRAVRLVPPRGAAGRARKGARATSKRGRRRSSTGSAAASATGARKGSSAGGVRKGARVTRVSPLAQIDAPAEVVEALRAWRLGVSKQQRVPAFRVLTDRQLGEVAIASPATRADLGAVPGVGEKKLERYADGILRVLKQLSGRS, encoded by the coding sequence ATGTTCACCGTCGTGCTCGCAGAGAAGCCTGCCGTGGCCCGGGACCTCGCCGAGGTGCTGGGCGCCACGCAGAAGCGCAAGGGCTACCTCGAGGGCTCGGGCTACCGTGTCACCTGGGCACTGGGCCACTTGGTCGGCCTCGCCGAGCCCGGGGCCATGAACCCGGCGTGGTCGCGCTGGAGCTACGCCGAGCTGCCCATGCTGCCGGGGCGTTGGCCGCTGGTCGCGCGAGAGCGCGTGGGCGACCAGCTCGCCTTGGTGACCCAGCTGCTGAACGCGCGCGACACGTCGGAGGTGGTCTGTGCCACGGACGCGGGGCGTGAGGGGGAGCTCATCTTCCGGTACGTGTACGAGCACGCGCTGTGTCGGAAGCCGGTGCGCCGCCTGTGGGTCTCGTCGCTCACCCCAGAGGCCATCCGGCGCGGGTTCGCGGCGTTGCAGCCCGCGGCCGACTACGACACGCTCGCCAGCGCGGCCAGGGCGCGCAGCAGGGCCGACTGGCTGGTGGGCATGAACCTCTCGCGGGCCTACAGCCTGCGCTACGACGACCACCTGTCGGTGGGGCGCGTGCAGACGCCCACGCTCGCGCTGGTCGTCCAGCGTGACGACGAGATCCTGCGCTTCGTGCCCGAGCCGTACCACGAGGTCCACGCCGGCTTCGGGGCCCAGCAGGGCGAGTACGAGGGCGTCTATGTCGTGCCGCGCCCCGACGAGCGGGGCCGCGTGCGCGAGGAGCGCAAGCTGCTGGGGGCCGACGGTGCGCGTGAGGCGCAGGCGGTGCTCGCGCGCGTCTCGGGGGCCAGCGAGGACCGGATCCGCATCGCCGAGGTCGAGCGCAAGCGGAGGCGCACGCCTCCTCCGGCCCTCTTCGACCTGACCGAGCTGCAGCGCGAGGCCAACCGTCTCTACGGCTTCTCGGCCAAGCACACCCTCGACGTCGCGCAGGACCTCTACGAGAAGCACAAGCTCATCAGCTACCCGCGCACGGACAGCCGCTTTCTGTCGACGGACGTGGCGGGGGGACTCGCGCCGGTGCTGGCCGCGGTCGGGCCCCGCTACGCCGACGCGCTCGCCGCGGGGAGCCTCACGCGGCCGCTGGGGAGGCGCTTCGTCGACGACGCGCGAGTCACGGACCACCACGCCATCCTCCCGACCGAGGCCAGGTGCTCGCTCCGCTCCGAGAGCGACGCGTTCAAGGTGTACGACTTGGTCGCGCGCCGCCTCCTCGCCGCCTACCAGCCGGACCACGTCGAGGCGCTCACGAGCGTGCTGACCGAGGTCGCGTGGCCCACGCGAGCGGAGGGTGACGCTGCCGCTGGCGTCGCGCCTGCGCAAACAGAGGGTGACGCTGCCGCTGGCGCCGCTGCCCTGGGAGAAGGCGCGACAGGTGGCGTGGACCGTTTTCGCAGCCGCGGTTCCAGCGTGGAGCAGGTGGGCTTCCGCACCCTGGACGTCCACACGGCCCGCGCGCGCCCTCCCAAGCCCGACCTTCCCGCCGGCCTGCGGGTGGGGCAGGCGGCGTCGCTGCGGAGCGTCCGCATCGAGGACAAGCAGACCCAGCCCCCCAAGCCGCACAACGAGGCGACGCTGCTGACGGCCATGGAGACCGCCGGGCGCACGCTGGACGAGAAGGCCATGTCGGACGCCATGCGCGAGCGTGGCCTTGGCACGCCCGCCACACGCGCCGCCATTCTCGAGACCTTGCTGGAACGCGGGTACCTGGCGCGAGAGGGCAAGAAGCTCATACGGGCCACGGCAAAGGGGGTGGACCTCATCGCGCGCGTGGACGAGCGGGTCCGCAGCGCGGAGCTGACGGGCGAGTGGGAGCTGCGCCTCGCCCGCATGCAGCGCGGCGACGAGCCCTTCGAGCGCTTCATGGAGGACATCGAGGCGTTCGTACGCGACGTCGTCGGGCACGTGAAGGAGAGCGGCCCGCCCCCCAGCCGGCGGGGTGTCCCGGCCTCGTCGGGGAGCGCCCATGAGCCTCGAGCGCAGGGGCATGCGCCGCGCGGGCACGCGGGGCAGGGGGCATCCTCTCCGGCCAGGGCGGCTCCCGCAGGCGAGGGCTCGGTCCGCGGCGGTGGCGTCGCGGAGGGCCTGCCGCCGGTGGCCCGGTCGACCGTCAATCGGGCGCCGACATGCACGCCGGTCGAGGCACGGGCAGCGGTGCACGCTCCCTCGGCGAGCGCGAGGGAAGCCCGCGGAGCCAGGCCGCCGGGGCCACCGAGCGACGGGCGCAGCTTGTCTGCGTGGCTGAAGGACGTCTTCGGCTTCGAACGGTTCCGGCCGCACCAGGAAGACATCTGTGCCGCGGTGAGCGGGGGTGCGCACGCGCTGGTCGTGATGCCGACGGGGGCCGGCAAGTCCTTGTGCTATCAGCTCCCTGGCCTCGCGCGCGGAGGGACGACCTTGGTCGTGAGTCCGCTGGTCGCGCTGATCGAGGACCAAGTCCAGAAGCTCCAACGGCTCGGCCTACAGGCGGAGCGCATCCACGCCGGGCGCGGCCGCGATCAGAGCCGCGCGGTGTGCCGCGAGTACGTCGAAGGGCAGCTGGACTTTCTCTTCGTAGCACCGGAGCGCCTGGGCGTGCGGGGCTTCCCGGAGCTGCTGGCCAAGCGCCCGCCCACCTTGATCGCCATCGACGAAGCGCACTGCATCTCGGACTGGGGCCATGACTTCCGGCCGGACTACCGCATGCTACACGAGCGCCTCGCAGCGCTGCGCGACGTTCCCATCGTCGCCCTCACGGCCACGGCCACGCCGCGGGTGCAGGCCGACATCCTCCAGCAGCTGGGGCTGACCGGCGCCGGGCGCGCAGCGCAGACCTTCACGTTCGGCTTCCGGCGCACCAACATCGCCGTCGAGGTGGTCGAGGTCAGTATCCCGGAGCGTGTGCAGCGCGCAGCGGCGCTGCTGCGCGGGCCCGGCCGGCTCCCCGCCATCGTGTACGCCCCCACCCGCAAGGCGTGTGAAGAGCAGGCCAGGGCGCTGGGCAAGAAGCTGCGCGTGGGGGCCTACCACGCGGGTCTGCCGGCTCCCGAGCGTGACGCGGTGCAGGCGGCGTTCCAGGCGGGCGAACTGGACGTGGTCGTCGCCACCATCGCGTTTGGTATGGGTATCGACAAGGCGAACGTCCGCACCGTGGTGCACACGGCGCTGCCCGCCACGCTCGAGGGCTACTACCAGGAGATCGGCCGCGCCGGGCGTGACGGCGCGCCGAGCCGGGCGGTGCTGATGCACTCCTTCGCGGACCGCCGCACACACGAGTTCTTCCTGGCGCGGGACTACCCCGAGGCGCGCCGTCTGAACACGCTCTTCATGGCGCTCTCGAGCGAACCTGCCACACCGGACGCTCTGGCGGTGCGTGCGCGGCTCGACTTGGACGAGGTGGAGCGCTGGCTGAGCAAGCTGTGGGTGGCGGGGGGCGCGGTGCTCGACGAGGACGGCGGCGCGGTCCGTGGGAGCGCTGGCTGGATGGCCCGCTACGAGGTCCAGCGCGCCCACAAGGTGGCGCAGCTCGACGCGGTGCAGGGCTTCGTGGCCTCGACCCGGTGTCGCATGCTGGACCTCGTCGGTCACTTCGGCGATCGCGCCGACGACGGAACGCTGTGCGGCATGTGCGACGTGTGCGCTCCCGGGCAGACGGCGTTGCTCGAGCTCTCGGCGCCGACGGACGACGAGCGGAGCGCCATGCGTGCACTCGTGGAGCTCCTGCTGGAGTGGAACGGCCAGGCGACGGGGCGTCTCCACCGCGAGCTGACCGACCGCCCGCATGGTGCAGGCATCGCTCGCGCAGATGTCGAGCGGCTGCTCGACGGGCTCGCGCGCGCGGGGCTCGTGCGCTGCGACGATGACCAGTTCGAGAAGGACGGACAGGTCATCCGCTTTCGTCGGGCTCACTTGCTCTTCGTCGGGGACGAGGCGCCCACGGAGGACGATCTCCGGGCCGTGCGGTTGGTTCCGCCGCGCGGCGCCGCGGGCCGTGCGCGCAAGGGAGCCCGGGCCACGAGCAAGCGCGGTCGACGTCGGTCCAGCACGGGCAGCGCCGCAGCCTCAGCGACAGGAGCGCGCAAGGGGTCGAGCGCCGGCGGCGTCCGCAAGGGGGCCCGCGTCACCCGGGTCAGCCCCCTCGCGCAGATCGACGCCCCGGCCGAAGTCGTAGAGGCGCTGCGCGCGTGGCGCTTGGGGGTGTCCAAGCAGCAGCGCGTCCCGGCGTTCCGCGTGCTGACCGACCGGCAGCTGGGCGAGGTAGCCATCGCTTCACCAGCGACACGTGCGGACCTCGGCGCGGTGCCCGGGGTCGGCGAGAAGAAGCTGGAGCGCTATGCCGATGGCATCCTACGGGTCCTGAAGCAGCTCTCGGGCAGGTCGTAG
- a CDS encoding prepilin peptidase, translated as MYASELPEALVRAIAFVFGATWGSFFNVCIYRWPRHMSVVSPPSHCPACGAPVQAWRNVPILGYLLLRGRAACCGAPMTPRYVVVEVLGAVLCVGVAERFVVHAGPGAELLPASLSALAYFMFAGGLLVATFIDLEWLVIPDEVSLPGAALGLMVAGNGIGLVSAEDAALGAAMGFLFVQLVFVWAYERFTGRRGMGEGDPKLLLMIGAFLGWKGVLFAVVAGSMQGLVAAAVAFVAGHSLLPPPADDPLDTWDRESLLMYLKDLFGRHPELQRGEEALLRLRLTGAENGGAAAGEAAGEALAEDPADTDGRDSDDRDRPMIPFGPFLALGALEFFFFGERVIDAYFGLFE; from the coding sequence ATGTACGCCAGTGAACTTCCTGAAGCGCTCGTCCGCGCGATCGCGTTCGTGTTCGGGGCGACTTGGGGCAGCTTCTTCAACGTCTGCATCTATCGCTGGCCACGGCACATGTCCGTGGTGAGCCCACCGAGCCATTGCCCGGCCTGCGGCGCGCCAGTGCAAGCGTGGCGGAACGTGCCGATCCTCGGCTACCTCTTGCTGCGGGGCCGCGCCGCGTGCTGCGGAGCCCCCATGACGCCGCGCTACGTCGTCGTCGAGGTGCTCGGCGCCGTGTTGTGCGTCGGGGTCGCCGAGCGCTTCGTCGTACACGCGGGCCCGGGCGCGGAGCTGCTCCCCGCGTCGCTGTCGGCCCTGGCCTACTTCATGTTCGCGGGTGGACTGCTCGTCGCGACGTTCATCGACCTGGAGTGGCTGGTCATCCCGGACGAGGTGAGCCTCCCCGGGGCGGCCCTCGGTCTGATGGTGGCTGGCAACGGCATCGGGCTGGTGAGCGCGGAGGACGCGGCGCTCGGTGCGGCGATGGGCTTCCTGTTCGTGCAGTTGGTCTTCGTCTGGGCCTACGAGCGCTTCACGGGCCGCCGAGGGATGGGCGAGGGTGACCCGAAGCTCCTCCTGATGATCGGCGCGTTCCTGGGCTGGAAGGGCGTGTTGTTTGCGGTCGTGGCCGGGTCGATGCAGGGGCTCGTGGCCGCGGCGGTGGCGTTCGTCGCCGGCCACTCGCTGCTCCCTCCTCCCGCCGACGACCCCCTCGACACCTGGGACCGTGAGAGCCTGTTGATGTATCTGAAGGACCTCTTCGGCCGACACCCAGAGCTGCAGCGCGGCGAGGAGGCGCTGCTGCGGCTCCGCTTGACGGGCGCGGAAAACGGGGGTGCGGCCGCTGGGGAGGCTGCGGGGGAGGCGCTGGCCGAGGACCCCGCGGACACCGATGGGCGCGATTCGGACGACCGCGACCGGCCGATGATCCCCTTCGGTCCCTTCCTGGCCCTGGGCGCCCTCGAGTTCTTCTTTTTCGGCGAGCGCGTGATCGACGCGTACTTCGGACTCTTCGAGTAG